A stretch of the Ischnura elegans chromosome 5, ioIscEleg1.1, whole genome shotgun sequence genome encodes the following:
- the LOC124159599 gene encoding uncharacterized protein LOC124159599 — MAALLSPLLLLPMLFLLAATAPPRTIEPPAAPAAHASPAESTTIDTVRVGGTKVCHNSTPCGWAVYNGYSRTMLYFVQNTCECSPGRQCTRVEDDLSARAFVYRCTPAANEATITPPSSPPSTDRRR; from the exons atggcCGCTTTGCTGTCGCCTCTGCTCCTTTTGCCGATGCTTTTCCTGCTGGCCGCCACCGCACCTCCCCGCACCATCGAACCACCTGCTGCACCCGCTGCTCAC GCGTCGCCAGCCGAGAGCACCACTATCGACACGGTGAGAGTGGGCGGAACTAAGGTGTGCCACAACAGCACTCCGTGCGGCTGGGCCGTGTACAACGGGTACTCCAGGACGATGCTTTACTTCGTGCAAAACAC GTGCGAGTGTTCACCTGGCCGCCAGTGCACCCGGGTCGAAGACGACCTGTCGGCACGTGCCTTCGTGTACCGCTGCACGCCCGCTGCCAACGAAGCCACGATCACGCCACCTTCATCGCCGCCGTCCACAGACCGCCGCCGATGA